One Manihot esculenta cultivar AM560-2 chromosome 18, M.esculenta_v8, whole genome shotgun sequence genomic window carries:
- the LOC122722464 gene encoding acidic endochitinase WIN6.2C-like — MRVFAFIVSSLLFTSLWLPTLAEQCGTQGGGAVCPGGLCCSQWGWCGSTIDYCCVGCQSQCNAAICNGGRKAGNLRGGGGDMDEISSEKAFDKMLRQKPFA, encoded by the coding sequence ATGAGGGTTTTCGCCTTTATAGTTTCTTCTCTTTTGTTTACTTCCCTTTGGCTGCCTACTTTAGCTGAACAATGTGGAACTCAAGGTGGGGGTGCTGTGTGTCCTGGAGGCCTATGTTGTAGTCAATGGGGCTGGTGTGGTAGCACAATTGATTACTGTTGTGTTGGCTGCCAAAGCCAATGTAATGCTGCAATATGTAACGGTGGACGTAAAGCCGGCAATCTCCGAGGAGGTGGTGGAGATATGGATGAGATATCTTCAGAAAAAGCATTTGATAAGATGCTTAGACAAAAGCCATTTGCATAA